A genomic segment from Streptomyces sp. NBC_01233 encodes:
- a CDS encoding succinic semialdehyde dehydrogenase, protein MTDSQAPAPLRTAPAPTNPVAPAPAGARTAADVVTPDLVARLTRGVLGSGRTANHTPFTGDRLAELPEATPEDVAEAFDRARAAQPAWAAVPVAKRAAVLLRFHDLVLDRQAEVLDLIQLETGKARLHAHEEVQAVAVAARHYGRKAPSYLRPKGHTGAMPTLTKVTELRQPRGVVGQIAPWNYPLELSVGDALPAFVAGNALVMKPDTETALTALWARDLLIEAGLPAEVFQIVLGEGPVVGPEVVRRADYVSFTGSTRTGREVARGAADRLVGVSLELGGKNAMLVLHDADVEKAAAGAVRACFSSAGQLCISIERLYVHASIADAFVERFAARTKAMRLGSSLAYGADMGSLVGERQLETVQRHVDEAVAKGATLVAGGTARPDIGPLFYEPTILDGVETPMAVCGEETFGPVVSVYRFTDEDQAIAEANATAYGLNSSVWTKDARRGHSVAARLRTGTVNINEGYAPAYGSAQAPMGGMKDSGLGRRHGSEGILKYTEAQTVAHQRLLPMAPSLGMDDEKYAAFMTRSLKIMKALRLR, encoded by the coding sequence ATGACGGACTCGCAGGCCCCGGCCCCCCTCCGCACCGCACCGGCACCCACCAACCCGGTCGCCCCCGCCCCGGCCGGTGCCCGCACCGCCGCCGATGTGGTGACCCCCGACCTGGTCGCCCGGCTGACCCGCGGAGTGCTCGGCTCCGGGCGCACCGCCAACCACACCCCCTTCACCGGGGACCGGCTGGCGGAGCTCCCCGAGGCCACCCCCGAGGACGTGGCCGAGGCCTTCGACCGGGCCCGCGCCGCCCAGCCCGCCTGGGCGGCCGTCCCCGTCGCCAAGCGGGCGGCCGTGCTCCTGCGCTTCCACGACCTGGTCCTGGACCGGCAGGCCGAGGTCCTCGACCTGATCCAGCTGGAGACCGGCAAGGCCCGCCTGCACGCCCACGAGGAGGTCCAGGCGGTCGCCGTCGCCGCCCGCCACTACGGCCGCAAGGCCCCCTCGTACCTGCGTCCCAAGGGCCACACGGGCGCCATGCCCACCCTCACCAAGGTCACCGAGCTGCGCCAGCCGCGCGGGGTCGTCGGCCAGATCGCCCCCTGGAACTACCCCCTGGAGCTGTCGGTCGGCGACGCCCTGCCCGCCTTCGTGGCGGGCAACGCGCTCGTCATGAAGCCCGACACCGAGACCGCCCTGACCGCCCTGTGGGCGCGCGACCTGCTGATCGAGGCCGGGCTCCCCGCCGAGGTCTTCCAGATCGTCCTCGGCGAGGGGCCGGTCGTCGGCCCCGAGGTGGTCCGCCGCGCCGACTACGTCTCCTTCACCGGCTCCACCCGCACCGGCCGCGAGGTCGCCCGGGGCGCGGCCGACCGGCTCGTCGGGGTCTCCCTCGAACTCGGCGGCAAGAACGCCATGCTCGTTCTGCACGACGCCGACGTGGAGAAGGCCGCCGCGGGCGCCGTCCGCGCCTGCTTCTCCTCCGCGGGCCAGCTGTGCATCTCCATCGAGCGGCTCTACGTCCACGCCTCGATCGCCGACGCGTTCGTCGAGCGCTTCGCCGCCCGCACCAAGGCCATGCGGCTCGGCAGCTCGCTGGCCTACGGCGCCGACATGGGCTCCCTGGTCGGCGAACGCCAGCTGGAGACCGTACAGCGGCACGTGGACGAAGCCGTCGCCAAGGGCGCCACCCTCGTCGCCGGCGGCACCGCCCGCCCCGACATCGGCCCGCTCTTCTACGAGCCCACCATCCTCGACGGCGTCGAGACGCCCATGGCGGTGTGCGGCGAGGAGACCTTCGGCCCGGTCGTCTCCGTCTACCGCTTCACCGACGAGGACCAGGCCATCGCGGAGGCCAACGCCACCGCCTACGGCCTGAACTCCAGCGTCTGGACCAAGGACGCCCGCCGCGGCCACTCCGTCGCGGCCCGCCTGCGCACCGGCACCGTCAACATCAACGAGGGCTACGCCCCCGCCTACGGCAGCGCCCAGGCGCCCATGGGCGGCATGAAGGACTCCGGCCTCGGCCGCCGCCACGGCTCCGAGGGCATCCTCAAGTACACCGAGGCCCAGACCGTCGCCCACCAGCGGCTGCTCCCGATGGCGCCCTCGCTGGGCATGGACGACGAGAAGTACGCGGCGTTCATGACCCGCAGCCTCAAGATCATGAAGGCCCTCCGACTGCGCTAA
- a CDS encoding GMC family oxidoreductase → MSHDDASDASDSADASDAAYDYDVIVIGSGFGGSVSALRLTEKGYRVGVLEAGRRFTRESLPKNSWDLRNYLWAPALGLYGIQRIHLLGNVMVLAGAGVGGGSLNYANTLYVPPTAFFEDRQWASITDWRAELAPYYDQAQRMLGVRLNPTMTPSDVHLKAAAEKMGVADSFHMAPVGVFFGDGDDAEGHAKVRPGEEAPDPYFGGAGPARKACTECGECMTGCRHGAKNTLNENYLHLAERAGAVIHPMTTVTALADHPEGGYRVRTVPTDGRRRGRAKVLRARHVVVAAGTYGTQTLLHTMKDRGELPRLSDRLGELTRTNSEGLVGAQTDDRRYRKRHGAGPGKEQRADFTRGVAITSSVHPNADTHIEPVRYGKGSNAMGFMTVLQVPHSRHRVRAWLARTAKNPLQLARSLSNRRWSERTIIGLVMQSLDNSLTTYRKPGGIGKGLLTARQGHGAPNPVQIAEATQAATLLAEEINGFPGSNIGELMGTPLTAHFLGGCPIGASAQEGVVDPYHRLYGHPGISVVDGSAVSANLGVNPSLTITAQAERAMSYWPNKGEQDPRPGQGAAYVPLEAVEPARPAVPKEAFGALRLPFLAVPEIPPRRS, encoded by the coding sequence GTGTCGCACGACGACGCATCCGACGCATCCGACTCCGCCGACGCGTCCGACGCCGCATACGACTACGACGTCATCGTCATCGGATCGGGCTTCGGCGGCTCGGTCTCGGCCCTGCGCCTGACCGAGAAGGGGTACCGGGTCGGCGTCCTGGAGGCAGGGCGCCGGTTCACCCGCGAGAGCCTGCCGAAGAACAGCTGGGACCTGCGGAACTACCTGTGGGCCCCGGCCCTCGGGCTCTACGGGATCCAGCGGATCCACCTGCTCGGCAACGTCATGGTGCTCGCGGGCGCCGGCGTGGGCGGCGGCTCGCTCAATTACGCCAACACCCTGTACGTCCCGCCCACCGCCTTCTTCGAGGACCGGCAGTGGGCGTCCATCACCGACTGGCGCGCCGAACTCGCCCCGTACTACGACCAGGCCCAGCGGATGCTCGGCGTGCGCCTCAACCCGACCATGACCCCCTCCGACGTCCACCTCAAGGCGGCCGCCGAGAAGATGGGCGTGGCGGACTCCTTCCACATGGCCCCGGTCGGCGTCTTCTTCGGAGACGGCGACGACGCCGAGGGCCACGCGAAGGTCCGGCCCGGCGAGGAGGCCCCCGACCCGTACTTCGGCGGCGCCGGCCCCGCCCGCAAGGCCTGCACCGAATGCGGCGAGTGCATGACCGGCTGCCGGCACGGCGCGAAGAACACCCTGAACGAGAACTACCTGCACCTCGCCGAGCGCGCCGGCGCCGTCATCCACCCCATGACGACCGTCACCGCCCTGGCCGACCACCCCGAGGGCGGCTACCGCGTCCGCACGGTCCCCACCGACGGCCGCCGCCGGGGCAGGGCCAAGGTGCTGCGCGCCCGCCACGTGGTCGTCGCGGCGGGAACGTACGGCACGCAGACCCTGCTGCACACGATGAAGGACCGCGGGGAGCTCCCGCGCCTGTCCGACCGGCTCGGGGAACTGACCCGGACCAACTCCGAGGGCCTGGTCGGCGCGCAGACCGACGACCGCCGCTACCGCAAACGGCACGGCGCAGGCCCCGGCAAGGAGCAGCGCGCCGACTTCACCCGGGGCGTGGCGATCACCTCCTCCGTGCACCCCAACGCCGACACCCACATCGAGCCGGTCCGCTACGGCAAGGGCTCCAACGCCATGGGGTTCATGACCGTCCTCCAGGTCCCCCACAGCAGGCACCGGGTCCGCGCCTGGCTGGCCAGGACCGCGAAGAACCCGCTCCAGCTGGCCCGCTCGCTGTCGAACCGGCGCTGGTCGGAGCGGACCATCATCGGCCTGGTCATGCAGTCGCTGGACAACTCCCTGACCACGTACCGCAAGCCCGGCGGGATCGGGAAGGGCCTGCTCACAGCCCGCCAGGGCCACGGCGCCCCCAATCCGGTCCAGATCGCGGAGGCCACGCAGGCCGCGACCCTGCTGGCCGAGGAGATCAACGGCTTCCCGGGCAGCAACATCGGCGAGCTGATGGGGACCCCGCTGACCGCGCACTTCCTCGGTGGCTGCCCGATCGGGGCATCGGCGCAGGAGGGCGTGGTGGACCCGTACCACCGGCTCTACGGGCACCCGGGCATCTCGGTGGTCGACGGCTCGGCCGTCTCCGCGAACCTCGGAGTCAATCCGTCGCTGACGATCACGGCACAAGCGGAGCGCGCGATGTCGTACTGGCCGAACAAGGGCGAGCAGGATCCGCGGCCCGGGCAAGGGGCGGCGTACGTACCCCTGGAGGCGGTGGAGCCGGCCCGTCCGGCGGTCCCGAAGGAGGCTTTCGGCGCCCTGCGCTTGCCGTTCCTGGCGGTTCCCGAGATTCCGCCCCGCCGGTCATGA
- a CDS encoding LPXTG cell wall anchor domain-containing protein, which translates to MRKRISLLAACGLAAVALATTPAHAADPEFRLAGPAETGLRPHPGAGGEPQKTSVGFRIFNDTAKTFDRQSTFTIDLTPLKGVADVTLAEHQSSDCTLTATAVTCKRWALWTGDSTVVDLNLRAAKDSKAGATADLTVTGKAEGAAIKATTTKVRVGGPDLVMEPAALKAEQKPGDRQTLPIVFANQGTESVQGVVLEMRTTHGIGLVEQYGNCSYSQDTGAGQPLNTGWTTVQCLLEGEYEAGKIYGVDGPLTLKAAPHAFADVLTYAVYANGEQPKAEKLRKPPAGKQLTAKARAPKASAQAVDLDPWNNFQEFDFATKNTADLVAAPVSLKGRAGETVRADFGFRNNGPAWVAHLRSAEDVARTDIVIPAGAKVTKVPARCQAVNADGTQREQALGAPRYFCSTGHVVGERENFAYPFELKIETVVEDAKGSVSVGQWTPGGTQPQRWDPNHANNKAALVINAKGGGTTPSPTPTASATPSASATPTATASPTPVGGTGATANGGLASTGTSAEAIAFGGAALVAAGGALVLAFRRKAAGHA; encoded by the coding sequence ATGAGAAAGCGCATCTCCTTGCTGGCTGCCTGTGGCCTCGCGGCCGTCGCGCTGGCCACCACCCCCGCACACGCAGCGGACCCCGAATTCCGGCTGGCCGGCCCGGCCGAGACCGGCCTGCGCCCCCACCCCGGCGCCGGCGGCGAACCGCAGAAGACCTCGGTCGGGTTCCGGATCTTCAACGACACCGCCAAGACGTTCGACCGACAGAGCACCTTCACGATCGACCTGACCCCCCTCAAGGGCGTCGCCGACGTCACGCTCGCCGAGCACCAGAGCTCGGACTGCACGCTCACCGCCACCGCCGTGACCTGCAAGCGCTGGGCGCTCTGGACGGGCGACTCCACCGTCGTGGACCTGAACCTCCGCGCGGCCAAGGACAGCAAGGCCGGCGCGACCGCGGACCTGACGGTGACCGGCAAGGCCGAGGGCGCCGCCATCAAGGCCACCACCACCAAGGTGCGGGTCGGCGGCCCCGACCTGGTGATGGAGCCCGCTGCGCTCAAGGCGGAGCAGAAGCCGGGCGACAGGCAGACCCTGCCGATCGTCTTCGCCAACCAGGGCACGGAGTCCGTCCAGGGCGTGGTGCTCGAAATGCGCACCACGCACGGCATCGGCCTGGTGGAGCAGTACGGCAACTGCTCCTACTCGCAGGACACGGGCGCCGGCCAGCCGTTGAACACGGGCTGGACCACGGTGCAGTGCCTGCTCGAAGGCGAGTACGAGGCGGGCAAGATCTACGGGGTGGACGGCCCGCTGACCCTCAAGGCCGCCCCGCACGCCTTCGCCGACGTGCTCACCTACGCGGTGTACGCGAACGGCGAGCAGCCGAAGGCCGAGAAGCTCCGCAAGCCCCCCGCCGGCAAGCAGCTGACCGCGAAGGCGCGGGCGCCCAAGGCCTCCGCGCAGGCGGTGGACCTCGACCCCTGGAACAACTTCCAGGAGTTCGACTTCGCGACGAAGAACACCGCCGACCTCGTGGCCGCGCCCGTGTCCCTCAAGGGCAGGGCCGGCGAGACGGTGCGGGCCGACTTCGGCTTCCGCAACAACGGCCCGGCGTGGGTGGCCCACCTGCGTTCCGCTGAGGACGTCGCCCGCACGGACATCGTGATCCCGGCGGGCGCGAAGGTCACCAAGGTGCCGGCCCGCTGCCAGGCGGTCAACGCCGACGGCACCCAGCGCGAGCAGGCCCTCGGCGCGCCGCGCTACTTCTGCTCCACCGGACACGTCGTGGGGGAGAGGGAGAACTTCGCCTACCCGTTCGAGCTGAAGATCGAGACGGTCGTCGAGGACGCCAAGGGCTCCGTCTCGGTCGGCCAGTGGACGCCCGGTGGCACCCAGCCCCAGCGGTGGGACCCGAACCACGCCAACAACAAGGCGGCTCTCGTGATCAACGCGAAGGGCGGCGGCACCACGCCGAGCCCGACGCCCACGGCCTCGGCCACCCCGAGCGCCTCGGCCACCCCGACGGCGACCGCCTCGCCGACCCCGGTCGGCGGCACCGGCGCGACGGCGAACGGCGGCCTGGCCTCCACCGGCACCTCGGCCGAGGCGATCGCCTTCGGCGGCGCGGCGCTGGTGGCCGCCGGCGGCGCCCTGGTCCTGGCGTTCCGCCGCAAGGCGGCCGGGCACGCGTAA
- a CDS encoding chorismate mutase, with translation MTTITTTPEQLIADSRMRIDAIDDRIIGLIQERMAVSTVIQEARISSGGRRVHLSREMEVLSHWSDALGKPGTALAMTVLELCRGRV, from the coding sequence ATGACCACGATCACCACCACCCCCGAGCAGCTGATCGCCGACTCCCGGATGCGCATCGACGCCATCGACGACCGGATCATCGGCCTGATCCAGGAGCGGATGGCCGTCTCCACGGTCATCCAGGAGGCCCGGATCTCGTCGGGCGGGCGCCGCGTGCACCTGTCCCGCGAGATGGAGGTGCTCTCCCATTGGAGCGATGCTCTCGGGAAGCCCGGCACCGCCCTCGCCATGACGGTGCTGGAGCTGTGCCGGGGCCGCGTGTGA
- the guaA gene encoding glutamine-hydrolyzing GMP synthase, whose amino-acid sequence MPEAPSAAHDSAPDTVLVVDFGAQYAQLIARRVREARVYSEIVPSSMPVDEMLAKNPKAIILSGGPSSVYEEGAPQLDRAIFEAGVPVFGMCYGFQLMAVTLGGRVDNTGAREYGRTPLAVSKAGSTLFEGTPENQSVWMSHGDACSAAPEGFTVTASTNVVPVAAFENDEKKLYGVQYHPEVMHSTHGQQILEHFLYRGAGLAPTWTTGNIVEEQVAAIREQVGDKRAICGLSGGVDSAVAAALVQKAIGSQLTCVYVDHGLMRKGETEQVEKDFVAATGVQLKVVDAQERFLNALAGVSDPETKRKIIGREFIRVFEQAQAEIIAEAEGGPAVAFLVQGTLYPDVVESGGGTGTANIKSHHNVGGLPDDIEFELVEPLRQLFKDEVRMVGQELGLPDEIVQRQPFPGPGLGIRIVGEVTKERLDLLREADAIARHELTAAGLDREIWQCPVVLLADVRSVGVQGDGRTYGHPIVLRPVSSEDAMTADWTRMPYEVLARISTRITNEVPEVNRVVLDCTSKPPGTIEWE is encoded by the coding sequence GTGCCAGAAGCACCCTCCGCCGCCCACGACAGCGCCCCGGACACGGTTCTCGTCGTCGACTTCGGCGCCCAGTACGCCCAGCTCATCGCCCGCCGCGTCCGCGAGGCACGGGTCTACAGCGAGATCGTGCCGAGCTCGATGCCCGTCGACGAGATGCTGGCCAAGAACCCCAAGGCGATCATCCTCTCCGGCGGTCCGTCCTCCGTGTACGAGGAGGGCGCCCCGCAGCTCGACCGCGCGATCTTCGAGGCCGGCGTCCCCGTCTTCGGCATGTGCTACGGCTTCCAGCTGATGGCGGTCACCCTCGGCGGCCGGGTCGACAACACCGGTGCCCGCGAATACGGCCGCACCCCGCTGGCCGTCTCCAAGGCCGGCTCCACCCTCTTCGAGGGCACCCCCGAGAACCAGTCGGTGTGGATGTCGCACGGAGACGCCTGCTCCGCCGCCCCCGAGGGCTTCACCGTCACCGCGTCGACGAACGTCGTCCCGGTCGCGGCCTTCGAGAACGACGAGAAGAAGCTGTACGGCGTGCAGTACCACCCCGAGGTGATGCACTCCACGCACGGCCAGCAGATCCTGGAGCACTTCCTCTACCGCGGCGCGGGCCTCGCCCCCACCTGGACCACCGGCAACATCGTCGAGGAGCAGGTCGCGGCGATCCGCGAGCAGGTCGGCGACAAGCGCGCCATCTGCGGCCTCTCCGGCGGCGTGGACTCGGCGGTCGCCGCGGCCCTCGTGCAGAAGGCCATCGGCTCGCAGCTGACCTGCGTCTACGTCGACCACGGCCTGATGCGCAAGGGCGAGACCGAGCAGGTCGAGAAGGACTTCGTCGCCGCCACCGGTGTCCAGCTGAAGGTCGTCGACGCGCAGGAACGCTTCCTGAACGCGCTCGCCGGCGTCTCCGACCCGGAGACCAAGCGCAAGATCATCGGCCGCGAGTTCATCCGCGTCTTCGAGCAGGCCCAGGCCGAGATCATCGCCGAGGCCGAGGGCGGCCCGGCGGTGGCCTTCCTGGTGCAGGGCACCCTGTACCCGGACGTCGTCGAGTCCGGCGGCGGCACCGGCACCGCGAACATCAAGTCCCACCACAACGTGGGCGGGCTCCCCGACGACATCGAGTTCGAGCTCGTCGAGCCGCTGCGCCAGCTGTTCAAGGACGAGGTCCGGATGGTCGGCCAGGAGCTCGGCCTGCCGGACGAGATCGTCCAGCGCCAGCCCTTCCCGGGCCCCGGCCTCGGCATCCGCATCGTCGGCGAGGTCACCAAGGAGCGCCTGGACCTGCTGCGCGAGGCCGACGCCATCGCCCGCCACGAGCTGACCGCGGCCGGCCTGGACCGCGAGATCTGGCAGTGCCCGGTCGTCCTGCTCGCGGACGTCCGCAGCGTCGGCGTCCAGGGCGACGGCCGCACCTACGGTCACCCGATCGTGCTGCGCCCCGTCTCGTCCGAGGACGCGATGACCGCGGACTGGACGCGCATGCCGTACGAGGTGCTGGCGCGGATCTCCACCCGCATCACCAACGAGGTGCCGGAGGTGAACCGGGTGGTCCTGGACTGCACGAGCAAGCCCCCGGGCACCATCGAGTGGGAGTAG
- a CDS encoding class II aldolase/adducin family protein has translation MPDRPVPVPVERLGFEMPPVHDTAEAARAHRKERLAGALRLLGRLGYEDGVAGQVTARDPEFEDCYWVNPFGQPFAALTAGDLLLVDGDGRVLRGERRVNELAFAVHAAVHRERPEVVSVVRAQAPYGRALAALGELLAPITEEACAFYEDHALLDEYAGAEEAGRIALALGPYKALVLRNRGLLTVGDSVDAALWWFVAAERAAQVQLIARAAGKPVPIDHRAAVATRERFGSDLAAWVSCQPLLHDGDTPVASTS, from the coding sequence ATGCCGGACCGGCCCGTACCCGTGCCCGTGGAGCGGCTCGGTTTCGAGATGCCGCCCGTGCACGACACCGCCGAGGCGGCGCGCGCCCACCGCAAGGAGCGGCTCGCCGGGGCGCTGCGGCTGCTGGGCCGGCTGGGGTACGAGGACGGGGTGGCCGGGCAGGTCACCGCTCGGGATCCCGAGTTCGAGGACTGCTACTGGGTGAACCCCTTCGGGCAGCCCTTCGCCGCGCTCACCGCCGGCGACCTGCTGCTGGTCGACGGGGACGGGCGGGTGCTCCGTGGGGAGCGCCGGGTCAACGAGCTGGCCTTCGCCGTGCACGCGGCGGTCCACCGGGAGCGCCCCGAGGTGGTGTCCGTGGTGCGCGCGCAGGCCCCGTACGGCCGTGCCCTCGCGGCCCTCGGCGAGCTGCTGGCGCCGATCACCGAGGAGGCCTGCGCCTTCTACGAGGACCACGCGCTCCTGGACGAGTACGCCGGGGCCGAGGAGGCCGGCCGGATCGCGCTCGCGCTGGGCCCGTACAAGGCGCTGGTCCTGCGCAACCGGGGGCTGCTGACGGTCGGGGACTCGGTGGACGCCGCGCTCTGGTGGTTCGTCGCGGCGGAGCGGGCGGCGCAGGTGCAGCTGATCGCCCGGGCGGCCGGGAAGCCGGTGCCCATCGACCACCGCGCCGCGGTCGCCACCCGCGAGCGGTTCGGGTCCGACCTGGCCGCCTGGGTGAGCTGTCAGCCGCTGCTCCACGACGGGGACACGCCGGTGGCGTCAACATCATGA
- a CDS encoding DoxX family protein codes for MTRTDVLEAEAPRDAAGLRELASRYALLPLRIFLGVTFVYAGLDKLTDSAFLSASGDGSIGDLMRGVRDTSAIPALVDLSLNAPVGFAVALAIGEILVGLGTLAGLLTRVAAVGGALIALSLWLTVSWAVTPYYYGNDLPYMVCWVPLVLAGAPYWSLDALIRRRRSATT; via the coding sequence GTGACCCGAACCGATGTTCTTGAAGCCGAAGCCCCTCGTGACGCGGCGGGACTGCGCGAGCTGGCATCCCGGTACGCGCTGCTGCCCCTGCGGATCTTCCTGGGCGTGACCTTCGTCTACGCCGGGCTGGACAAACTGACCGACTCCGCGTTCCTCTCCGCCAGCGGTGACGGCTCCATCGGCGACCTGATGCGCGGGGTGCGCGACACCTCCGCGATCCCCGCCCTGGTGGACCTGTCGCTGAACGCCCCCGTCGGCTTCGCCGTCGCCCTGGCCATCGGGGAGATCCTGGTGGGCCTCGGGACCCTGGCCGGTCTGCTGACCCGTGTCGCGGCCGTCGGCGGAGCGCTGATCGCGCTCAGCCTGTGGCTCACGGTGTCGTGGGCGGTGACCCCGTACTACTACGGCAACGACCTCCCGTACATGGTTTGCTGGGTGCCCCTCGTGCTGGCCGGAGCACCCTACTGGTCACTGGATGCCCTGATCAGGCGCAGGCGGAGTGCGACCACCTGA